CCCTGCAGCTCACCAGCTGATGTCGACTGCGTGTGCCGGGTGTGGCGCATCCTTCCCACTGCTAGAGAACAGACCCCTTGCAGATATGTGCACCCAATGCTGCTAAAATTCTGCTTATCATAGTAGCCAGTCCAAGTGCAAATACAAGTCACGTGAAAGGAGAATCCCAGTCACTAATGGTTGAGTCACAAGTCATGAAAATCGGGACTCGAGTCGGACTCGAGTACTACAATACTTCTGTCAGGAATAAAATACTACAAATCGCTTTGTTTATGTCACTGAACTTCTTTTTTGCAGTTACTATACACatttgtcgtgtgtgtgtgtgtgtgtgtgtgtgtgtgtgtgtgtgtgtgtgtgtttttagctcTGCAGGTAGTGTTTGGATCTCTGTACCGGGATGATGTTCTGATCAAGCCCAGCAGGGTGGTCAGTATCCTAGCAGCAGCTTGTATGCTCCAACTGGTCAGTAGATGGTCATTATCACACTTCAGTATATTTTACATGGAATGTAACTGTATACAATgtagtgatgatggtgatatGTGTGAGTTGAAAGTTGCTGGAATGGAATTTTCTGAATGAAAATAGATAATCAAAGCCATGCCTTTGTGTCTTTGCAGGATGGTCTGATCCAGCAATGTGGCGAGACAATGAAAGAGAACGTCAGTGTCAAGACTGTGTGTGGCTATTACTCCTCTGCCAGCATCTACGGCCTGGACTCTGTTATGAAGAAGTAAGCCCCATCATTACACTCCTATTGAATAATATTACACATTTTAATTATTTTAGTCTCGCTCTACATGCTTATGCTTGTGTGTCTCCTGCAGGTGTCAGGAATGGCTCCTCAATAACCTCATGACCCATCAGAATGTTGACCTGATGAAGGAGCTAGGGTGCGTCTCTTTAATGTTTTCATATTTTTCCCTAAGgcttatacactatatatacaaaagtatgtggacccttcaaattagtggattcggctatttcagccatacctgttgctgacaggtgtataaaattgagcacacagccatgcaatctccatagacaaacatttgcagtagaatggccttactgcagcgctcagtgactttcaacgtggcaccgtcataggatgacaccttcccaacaagtcagttcatcaaatttgtgccctgctagagctaccctggtcaactgtaagtcactaccgagttccaagctgcctctggaagcaacgtaagCACAAGAACTGTTGTACATACTGGTAATAGAGGCTACGTGTTGTGTGGTCAGTGAGCAGGGTGTGTGCTGTATCTGCAGAGCGGACGTGATGGAACCGCTGATCCAGTCGTCTGACCTCTTCGTCATGCAGGTGGAGATGGACGTTTACACAGCCCTGAAAAAGGTACTACTGCAGCCTTTTGGGCTGTCTACTGTAAGGAAGACCGTTGATTTATCTCCCCATTCTTTCCTTCTCATTCATACCCTCTCTTTGTAACTCTGCCTTTCCTCAGTGGATGTTCTTGCAGCTCAATCCATCCTGGGACGGTCCCATCAAGCAACTGCTGGCTGACGCTGACACCTGGCTTTGCAAACGTAGAACTGGTACGTTCTGTTCCACAGTGCATGTCACAGCGAGCTACAAGCCTATCTGAACAAGGGGTTGTAGAATAGACAGACGCTGGCTGACCAGTCTTTTCTAATGAACCTTGTATGCTGTTGCAGAGTTGGGAGAGGAGGAGCCCTTCTTAAAAACAGAGGACGGCGCTCCCTTTACTCCCGTCTTCAGACATGTGCGCCTTCAATACATTATCAACGACCTGGCGTCTGCACGCATCCTGGAGAGAGACAATATTCTCCCACCCGGTAAGGTTGATGATTGGCTAGTGGTTTATGTTTCACATTCACTTAACTGTTTTTGTAGTAATTTTTGATCTACTCTGTACAACGCCTTATACCACAGATTGGCTGACTTCCGTGTACAAGAGCCAGTGGTTTGCCATGCTACGGACGGAGCACGACAATGACAATGGGTGAGAACTGGAGCTCCAAACCAGCAACATCGCACCATGACAACATTAATGCCAATCTGCCACTTTCAGTTACTGAAAATATATTTCCGCTAGAatagagctcgccagcttgtagtcctaaaacccggaaatgagttacctctggttcgttcGGCCGTCCCTATGGCGGAAATTaatggggaaagaatagggttttggaATAAACTGAGATAATCAGAGCTTTATTCATTATGACCTTTATGTGCTTTGTTTTTttattacataaatgcttcaaaattcacaaaaagtgacgTTAGCTGACGAAGATAATttcacagaacaaaacatataccacagaccttattttccaCGTTtaaccaaaaaaaaacattaatatTAATTTCTACGTAGGCATTGTCCAATGAACCATGGCAGAGTtggtgcctacaaaaagacgccattactattTCTTTCTCTAGTAAGACGTGTGTTTGTAGTCCACAGGATGCCAACAAGGAGGAGTTTGAGTCAAGCAGTATGAGGTGTGGCAGGAAACTGACCAAAGATGGAGATGTGAGTCAAACCATTAGTCTCTGTGTAATAAGGAAATCATTTATGATTTATTCTGAATCATATAATAAGCACTTAAAAGCAAAGATAAAATAACAGGGTGTTTTAACTTTTTATTCTTGCTTAGTACTGTTGGCGGTGGACAGGTTTCAACTTTGGCTTTGACCTGCTAGTGACCTACACCAACCGCTTCATAGTGTT
The DNA window shown above is from Oncorhynchus tshawytscha isolate Ot180627B linkage group LG20, Otsh_v2.0, whole genome shotgun sequence and carries:
- the gmcl1 gene encoding germ cell-less protein-like 1 isoform X1; the encoded protein is MGTLGSRMQASSQDLEEAVETACASGKHGCECRKRKRTAHCDCDSEPDEEDALLDTPRRKKLKSTSKYIYQTLFLNGENSDIRICALGQEWNLHKVYLCQSGYFSSMFSGSWKESNMMVIPLEIPDQNIDTEALQVVFGSLYRDDVLIKPSRVVSILAAACMLQLDGLIQQCGETMKENVSVKTVCGYYSSASIYGLDSVMKKCQEWLLNNLMTHQNVDLMKELGATLVNCKSLPSSKLPLEATADVMEPLIQSSDLFVMQVEMDVYTALKKWMFLQLNPSWDGPIKQLLADADTWLCKRRTELGEEEPFLKTEDGAPFTPVFRHVRLQYIINDLASARILERDNILPPDWLTSVYKSQWFAMLRTEHDNDNGPQDANKEEFESSSMRCGRKLTKDGDYCWRWTGFNFGFDLLVTYTNRFIVFKRNTLSQPCGGAVSLQPRRHLAYRLRLASFDNSGKLVCSRSTGYQLLTLEKDQEYVVMNLDSRLLSFPLYVCCNFQYTSPHMDRRPDAPEPESSARSVS
- the gmcl1 gene encoding germ cell-less protein-like 1 isoform X3: MGTLGSRMQASSQDLEEAVETACASGKHGCECRKRKRTAHCDCDSEPDEEDALLDTPRRKKLKSTSKYIYQTLFLNGENSDIRICALGQEWNLHKVYLCQSGYFSSMFSGSWKESNMMVIPLEIPDQNIDTEALQVVFGSLYRDDVLIKPSRVVSILAAACMLQLDGLIQQCGETMKENVSVKTVCGYYSSASIYGLDSVMKKCQEWLLNNLMTHQNVDLMKELGADVMEPLIQSSDLFVMQVEMDVYTALKKWMFLQLNPSWDGPIKQLLADADTWLCKRRTELGEEEPFLKTEDGAPFTPVFRHVRLQYIINDLASARILERDNILPPDWLTSVYKSQWFAMLRTEHDNDNGPQDANKEEFESSSMRCGRKLTKDGDYCWRWTGFNFGFDLLVTYTNRFIVFKRNTLSQPCGGAVSLQPRRHLAYRLRLASFDNSGKLVCSRSTGYQLLTLEKDQEYVVMNLDSRLLSFPLYVCCNFQYTSPHMDRRPDAPEPESSARSVS
- the gmcl1 gene encoding germ cell-less protein-like 1 isoform X2, which gives rise to MGTLGSRMQASSQDLEEAVETACASGKHGCECRKRKRTAHCDCDSEPDEEDALLDTPRRKKLKSTSKYIYQTLFLNGENSDIRICALGQEWNLHKVYLCQSGYFSSMFSGSWKESNMMVIPLEIPDQNIDTEALQVVFGSLYRDDVLIKPSRVVSILAAACMLQLDGLIQQCGETMKENVSVKTVCGYYSSASIYGLDSVMKKCQEWLLNNLMTHQNVDLMKELGEQGVCCICRADVMEPLIQSSDLFVMQVEMDVYTALKKWMFLQLNPSWDGPIKQLLADADTWLCKRRTELGEEEPFLKTEDGAPFTPVFRHVRLQYIINDLASARILERDNILPPDWLTSVYKSQWFAMLRTEHDNDNGPQDANKEEFESSSMRCGRKLTKDGDYCWRWTGFNFGFDLLVTYTNRFIVFKRNTLSQPCGGAVSLQPRRHLAYRLRLASFDNSGKLVCSRSTGYQLLTLEKDQEYVVMNLDSRLLSFPLYVCCNFQYTSPHMDRRPDAPEPESSARSVS